One Solea senegalensis isolate Sse05_10M linkage group LG13, IFAPA_SoseM_1, whole genome shotgun sequence DNA segment encodes these proteins:
- the LOC122780024 gene encoding extracellular calcium-sensing receptor-like encodes MTSLALFSLLYSVSVLTLTDSSLSSITTEAPPAASKCTLLNSFQPGFVVQGDYVIGGIFPLHFSLKMPDLNGTYRPPPINCNGLYPRAFRWAQTMRLAVEEINQNPALLPNHTLGYTIFDSCGYPLTGKRAVLSMLNRVTEENSSMCTNASSLLAVIGGSASPQSIVVSRILQPFRIPMISYTSSCACLSDRRKYPTFFRVIPSDDYQVKAFARLLVHFNWTWVGLLREDNDYGRFAAKGLLSELQETKVCVAYQEMIPLPYNRQAGLRIMKVMRSSTAKVVVVFAAEGEMTPFLRDYMTQNITGIQWVASEALVTASVFSGREYYPYLGGTIGFGVRKGHISRLGDFLQTVNPKRYPDNVLMPPCSGQESLLEQHSAYMNTSSPRIAYNVYKAVYAIAHSLHNLLLCQPGRGPFQNNSCAQSNNIHPWQLQHYLQEVNFQIAGEMVDFDAKGDSVPYYDIINWQRGPAGNIEFVNVGLFDGTKAVGEELLIQEDGIMWAGHQISVCSASCLPGSRKAVRRGEPICCFDCVPCDSGKISNQTIDCAICLEDFWSNNDRTACISKKVEYLTFDSLGIALTVMSVVGACFTLAVCGVFFCHRHTAIVRVNNSELSFFILFALTLCFLCSLLFIGKPTYWSCMLRHTAFSITFSLCISCILGKTLVVLAAFTATRPGHNIMKWLGPKQQRTIISSCTLVQVVICAAWLIDVPPFPSRNTQYEHSKIILECSVGSSLAFWCVLGYIGLQACLCFVLAFMARKLPGNFNEAKFITFSMLIFCAVWLAFIPAYISSPGNYADAVESFAILASSFGLLFCLFAPKSYIILLKPEKNTKQHLMGKEKK; translated from the exons atgacttcactggctttattttctttgctttactctgtcagtgtcctcactttaactgatagctcactttccagcatcaccactgaagctccaccagcagcctcaaagtgcactcttctaaacagcttccaGCCAGGATTTGTGGTCCAGGGTGACTATGTCATTGGTGGGATTTTCCCCCTTCATTTTAGTCTGAAAATGCCAGACCTTAATGGCACCTACAGACCACCACCAATAAATTGCAATGG ACTTTATCCCAGGGCTTTCCGGTGGGCTCAGactatgagactggcagtggaggagataaaccaaAATCCAGCACTGTTGCCGAATCACACTCTGGGCTACACAATCTTTGATTCATGTGGATATCCACTGACAGGAAAGAGAGCTGTTTTATCGATGCTGAACAGGGTGACTGAAGAAAACTCTTCTATGTGCACAAATGCCTCGTCACTCCTCGCTGTGATTGGCGGTTCTGCATCACCTCAGTCTATTGTTGTTTCAAGAATCCTGCAGCCATTCAGGATCCCCATG atcagctacacttcttcatgtgcatgtttgtcagacagacgaaaatatccaaccttcttcagagtaattcctagtgatgactaccag GTAAAAGCCTTTGCACGGCTGCTAGTgcactttaactggacttgggtggggctgctgcgagAAGACAATGATTATGGCCGCTTTGCTGCAAAAGGTTTACTGAGCGAATTACAGgaaaccaaagtatgtgtagcgTACCAAGAAATGATTCCTCTGCCCTACAATCGCCAGGCGGGACTTAGGATAATGAAG GTGATGCGTAGCTCTACTGCAAAAGTGGTGGTGGTATTTGCAGCTGAGGGGGAGATGACACCTTTCTTGAGAGactacatgactcagaacatcacTGGAATACAGTGGGTGGCAAGTGAAGCCTTGGTCACAGCATCAGTCTTTTCAGGGAGAGAGTATTACCCGTACTTGGGAGGAACCATTGGGTTTGGcgtcagaaaaggtcatatctccagactgggtgacttcctgcagacagtaaaccctaagagatatcctgacaatgtcctg atgccgccctgctcagggcaggagtctctgctggaacagcactcagcctacatgaatacatccagccctAGAATCGCCTATAATGTATATAAGGCTGTATATGCAattgctcattccctgcacaacctccttctctgtcagccagggagggggcctttccagaacaactcatgtgctcagagcaacaacatacaccCTTGGCAG CTGCAACATtacctccaggaagtgaactttcagATTGCTGGTGAGATGGTGGACTTTGATGCCAAGGGCGactctgtaccctattatgatattatcaactggcagagaggcccagcaggaaacattgaatttgtcaacgtgggtttgtttgatggaaccaaggctgttggagaggagctgttgatccaggaggacgggataatgtgggcaggacatcaga tatctgtgtgcagtgccagttgtcttccaggctcccggaaggctgtccgtcgtggggagcctatctgctgctttgactgtgtaccatgtgacagtggcaaaattagcaatcagacaa TAGATTGTGCAATTTGCCTTGAGGATTTCTGGTCAAACAATGACAGAACAGCATGCATctccaagaaagtggagtacttgacctttgattcattgggaatagcccttacagtgatgtctgtggtgggcgcctgcttcactctggctgtctgtggagtcttcttctgtcacagacacacagccatcgtccgtgtgaataactctgagctgagtttcttcatactgtttgcactgactctgtgtttcctgtgttctctgcttttcattggaaagccaacatattggtcctgcatgctgcgccacactgcctttagcatcacattttcactgtgtatttcctgcatcctggggaagaccctggtggtactggctgcattcactgccaccaggccagggcacaacatcatgaagtggctggggcctaagcagcagaggaccatcatctccagctgcactctggttcaggtggttatctgtgctgctTGGCTCATTGACGTTcccccgtttccatccagaaatacacaatatgaacattcaaagatcatactggagtgtagtgtgggctctagcctggcattctggtgtgttcttggatatattggtctacaggcctgtctgtgctttgtattggcttttATGGCCCGAAAGTTGCCGGGaaacttcaacgaggccaagttcatcacattcagcatgctgatcttctgtgctgtgtggctggcattcatccctgcttatatcagctcccctggaaattatgcagatgcagttgagtcatttgccatcttggcctccagctttggcttattgttctgcctgtttgctccaaagagttacattattttactgaagcctgaaaagaatacaaaacagcacctgatggggaaagaaaagaaatga